A stretch of Synechococcus sp. MIT S9220 DNA encodes these proteins:
- a CDS encoding sodium:proton antiporter, with protein MTPERLGLLWGITVFAGAGARLLAALSGLPGVVLLLLSGLLIGRSGLGLVEPLDLGEGLETTVGLLVSLVLFDGGLNLRLPGDTIKATVLRISVLRLLLSLGAGILAAHWLAGLGWSVAAVYSAIVLGTGPTVVTPIVQQIRLAPPLGDVLEAEGLVLEPVGAVLALLLLELLLGDLYGWRGLAIGLLSRLGGGVLIGVAVGWLLAELLRRLPSEHAVGLRLQLTLGVLFLMFAICEWLLPESGLPASVAAGVVVGRRPSTQAAQLDELIRELARLAITMLFPLLAADVSWAELSPLGWGGISCVLVLMLLVRPAAVGVATIGLPLDWRQRLFMGWLAPRGIVTAAVASLFSIRLEQAGILGAGRLQGLVFLTILMTVGFQGLTAQPLARVLGLIQSEPEASGEAALEPGQVLPDPGQQ; from the coding sequence ATGACGCCTGAGAGGCTCGGACTGCTCTGGGGCATCACGGTGTTTGCCGGGGCCGGTGCGCGATTGCTCGCCGCCCTGTCAGGACTGCCAGGGGTGGTGCTGTTGCTGTTGTCAGGACTGCTGATTGGACGTTCTGGCCTCGGCCTTGTGGAGCCTCTGGACCTGGGAGAGGGGCTTGAGACAACCGTTGGCCTGCTTGTCAGTCTCGTTTTGTTTGATGGAGGGCTGAATCTGCGCTTGCCCGGCGACACCATCAAGGCGACCGTGTTGCGGATTTCCGTGCTGCGTTTGTTGCTGTCGCTGGGTGCGGGAATCCTGGCAGCGCATTGGCTGGCCGGACTGGGATGGTCCGTAGCTGCCGTCTACAGCGCCATCGTGTTGGGAACGGGGCCCACGGTGGTCACGCCAATCGTGCAACAGATTCGCCTGGCTCCTCCCCTTGGGGATGTTCTCGAAGCGGAGGGACTGGTGCTCGAGCCTGTGGGAGCCGTTCTGGCGCTGCTGCTGCTTGAGCTGTTGCTTGGCGATCTCTACGGCTGGAGAGGTCTTGCGATTGGTCTGCTGTCGCGCCTCGGTGGTGGGGTACTGATCGGAGTTGCGGTTGGATGGCTGCTGGCGGAGCTGTTGAGACGTTTGCCTTCAGAGCATGCCGTGGGCTTACGGCTGCAGTTGACCCTTGGCGTTCTGTTTCTGATGTTTGCCATTTGCGAATGGCTGTTACCCGAGTCCGGTTTGCCGGCATCAGTCGCTGCAGGCGTTGTGGTGGGCCGTCGTCCCTCAACACAGGCGGCACAGCTCGACGAGCTGATCCGCGAATTGGCCAGATTGGCGATCACCATGCTGTTCCCGCTGCTGGCGGCTGATGTGTCGTGGGCTGAACTCAGTCCGCTGGGTTGGGGAGGTATCAGTTGTGTTCTGGTCCTGATGCTGCTGGTGCGTCCGGCGGCAGTGGGCGTGGCCACGATTGGATTGCCATTGGACTGGCGCCAACGCCTGTTCATGGGATGGCTGGCGCCGCGAGGAATTGTCACGGCCGCCGTGGCATCCCTGTTTTCGATTCGTCTTGAGCAGGCCGGGATTCTCGGCGCAGGACGACTTCAGGGTCTGGTGTTCCTTACGATCCTGATGACTGTGGGATTCCAGGGTCTGACAGCCCAACCCCTGGCACGCGTTTTGGGTTTGATTCAATCCGAGCCTGAGGCGTCAGGTGAGGCAGCGCTTGAGCCGGGGCAGGTCTTGCCCGATCCTGGCCAGCAATGA
- the rplS gene encoding 50S ribosomal protein L19, which translates to MAADQKDTSAQDSADVTSTENESPKTAAPAAKKAARLKPAELIREFEQAQQKTDLPDIYVGDTVRVGVRISEGNKERVQPYEGVVIAKRHGGVNQTITVRRIFQGIGVERVFMLHSPQVASIKVERRGKVRRAKLFYLRERVGKATRVKQRFDR; encoded by the coding sequence ATGGCAGCGGACCAGAAAGACACATCTGCACAAGACAGCGCAGACGTCACAAGCACTGAGAACGAGTCCCCGAAGACTGCTGCTCCAGCCGCAAAGAAGGCTGCACGCCTCAAACCTGCTGAGCTGATCAGAGAGTTTGAGCAAGCGCAGCAGAAAACCGACCTTCCCGACATCTATGTCGGGGACACTGTTCGTGTCGGCGTTCGCATCAGCGAGGGCAATAAGGAACGCGTCCAGCCCTACGAAGGAGTGGTGATCGCCAAGCGTCACGGCGGGGTCAATCAGACCATCACGGTCCGTCGGATCTTTCAGGGCATCGGCGTTGAAAGAGTCTTTATGCTGCATAGTCCTCAAGTTGCCTCCATCAAGGTGGAGCGCCGCGGTAAGGTACGTCGGGCGAAGCTTTTCTATCTGCGGGAACGGGTGGGCAAGGCCACCCGCGTGAAGCAGCGCTTCGATCGCTGA
- a CDS encoding SDR family oxidoreductase yields the protein MHQFTAMAQPLRRTSDSSSMAETWSGRRVGITGAGGELGRALTRRLRQKGAWVVALSHRPKPTELNSLTGPQEWVCWNCGKEEELDPTLRGLDLLVLNHGINPGGDQSPESLNNALEINALSQWRLLQRFEQLERNLQQDSYPPELWVNTSEAEIQPALSPAYELSKRLIGQLVSLRWSAPRQQRTRLPTLRKLVLGPFRSDLNPIGVMSADFVAGQILWQADLGLPLIIVTPNPLTLLAMPLVELGRLTYNRLLWANRHDP from the coding sequence ATGCACCAGTTCACCGCCATGGCCCAGCCTTTGCGAAGGACCTCCGACTCAAGCTCCATGGCAGAGACCTGGTCAGGTCGCAGGGTGGGAATCACTGGAGCAGGAGGTGAACTGGGTCGTGCACTCACGCGCCGACTCAGACAAAAGGGCGCCTGGGTCGTTGCTCTGAGTCATCGCCCTAAGCCAACGGAACTGAACAGTCTGACCGGACCACAGGAGTGGGTTTGCTGGAACTGCGGAAAGGAAGAGGAACTCGATCCCACCCTGAGGGGTCTCGATCTACTTGTGCTCAACCACGGCATCAACCCCGGAGGCGACCAGAGCCCCGAGAGCCTAAACAACGCACTTGAGATCAATGCCCTCAGCCAATGGAGGCTTCTGCAGCGCTTTGAGCAGCTGGAGAGGAACCTCCAGCAAGACTCATATCCACCGGAACTGTGGGTGAACACATCGGAAGCCGAGATCCAACCGGCCCTGAGCCCTGCTTATGAACTGAGCAAGCGCTTGATCGGCCAACTCGTCAGCCTGCGCTGGAGTGCGCCGCGTCAGCAACGGACCAGGCTGCCGACCCTACGCAAGCTGGTGCTCGGTCCGTTCCGTTCTGACCTCAATCCGATCGGTGTGATGTCAGCTGATTTCGTGGCAGGTCAGATTCTTTGGCAAGCCGACTTGGGACTGCCACTGATCATCGTGACCCCCAATCCACTTACCTTGCTGGCGATGCCTTTGGTTGAGCTGGGACGGTTGACCTACAACCGACTGTTGTGGGCTAATCGCCACGATCCGTGA
- a CDS encoding high light inducible protein gives MSIKAETRQQNNVEEVDSGELNAWRRGFTPQAEIWNGRLAMLGLSIALATLFVIRVSTTGMPAA, from the coding sequence ATGTCGATCAAGGCCGAGACGCGCCAGCAGAACAACGTTGAGGAGGTTGATTCCGGTGAATTGAATGCCTGGCGCAGGGGATTCACGCCCCAGGCTGAAATCTGGAATGGCCGCCTGGCCATGCTCGGTTTATCGATTGCGCTTGCAACTCTGTTTGTGATCAGGGTTTCAACCACTGGTATGCCTGCCGCCTGA
- a CDS encoding type IV pilus twitching motility protein PilT: MSKPIFPPGFPTGAVSTPGHPSPAAAAISDAKDEAPSLEQIVRIAHDKGHSDVHLGVGERPRYRARGEMLTTEWPCSTQQTFQRWLKEILTPQQIDDFHQIKEFDGAHAFPFVRVRINLLDSLRGPAMVLRLIPQTILTLEQLKLPDVLRELSSRPKGLVLITGPTGSGKSTTLAAMIDWINRNQNRHILTIEDPVEFVHTSQRSLIRHREVGLHTLKFHNALKAALREDPDVILVGEIRDQETLSTALEASQTGHLVFGTLHTNSAVKTVERVLGMFPPEDQESVRRSLSESLLGVISQGLIRTTDGKRAAFHDILINTEACKDYIQRGALDEVEEIMERSGFDGMITANQCLQNLVEEERVEADQAVAQSLKPNELAQALRGRG; encoded by the coding sequence GTGAGCAAGCCGATCTTTCCACCGGGCTTTCCCACTGGTGCCGTCTCCACACCAGGGCATCCATCACCAGCAGCCGCAGCGATCAGCGACGCGAAGGATGAGGCGCCCAGCCTGGAGCAAATTGTGCGCATCGCCCATGACAAAGGACATTCAGACGTTCATCTTGGCGTCGGTGAACGTCCTCGATACAGGGCCCGGGGCGAGATGCTGACGACTGAGTGGCCCTGCTCAACTCAGCAAACCTTCCAACGCTGGCTGAAGGAAATCCTGACCCCGCAGCAGATCGATGATTTCCATCAGATCAAGGAATTCGATGGGGCCCATGCGTTTCCCTTCGTGCGCGTGCGCATCAACCTTCTGGACTCTCTGCGTGGGCCAGCGATGGTTCTACGGCTCATTCCCCAGACGATCCTGACCCTTGAGCAACTCAAACTGCCCGATGTTCTACGTGAGCTGTCCTCACGCCCCAAGGGTCTCGTCCTGATCACCGGCCCGACCGGATCCGGGAAAAGCACAACGCTTGCGGCGATGATCGATTGGATCAATCGAAACCAGAATCGACACATCCTCACCATTGAGGACCCGGTCGAATTCGTGCACACAAGCCAGCGGTCACTGATCCGACATCGGGAGGTCGGACTGCACACCCTGAAATTTCACAACGCTCTGAAAGCGGCACTGCGTGAAGATCCCGACGTCATCCTCGTCGGTGAGATCCGCGACCAGGAAACACTGAGTACAGCGCTGGAGGCCTCTCAAACCGGGCATCTGGTGTTTGGAACACTGCACACCAACTCCGCGGTCAAAACCGTGGAGAGGGTGCTCGGCATGTTCCCGCCTGAGGACCAGGAGAGCGTGCGGCGTTCTCTGTCGGAGTCTTTGCTCGGTGTGATCTCACAGGGTCTGATTCGCACCACGGATGGAAAGCGGGCGGCCTTCCATGACATCCTGATCAACACGGAGGCCTGCAAGGACTACATCCAGCGGGGAGCCCTGGATGAAGTGGAAGAAATCATGGAACGAAGTGGTTTCGACGGCATGATCACCGCCAATCAATGCCTGCAAAATCTTGTGGAAGAGGAGAGAGTCGAAGCGGACCAGGCTGTGGCTCAGAGCCTGAAACCGAATGAACTGGCTCAGGCCCTGAGGGGACGGGGGTAA
- a CDS encoding hyperconserved protein Hcp, which produces MELDLQPGDVVKVLESAALGWVRARVIRVKSGGRVVVQSDQGREFTARGNQVRLIEPAGFRP; this is translated from the coding sequence ATGGAGTTGGATCTTCAACCTGGTGATGTGGTCAAGGTCCTCGAATCAGCCGCCCTCGGCTGGGTTCGTGCCCGTGTCATTCGCGTCAAATCCGGAGGACGTGTGGTCGTGCAAAGCGACCAGGGCCGTGAGTTCACTGCCCGTGGCAATCAAGTTCGCTTAATTGAGCCTGCAGGTTTCCGTCCCTGA
- the gltX gene encoding glutamate--tRNA ligase: MVRVRLAPSPTGTLHIGTARTAVFNWLFARHQKGQFLLRIEDTDKERSKPEFTANILDGLAWLGIDWDEDPTIQSERVNEHRAAIQLLLDRGLAYRCYASEEELASMREAQKAQNKAPRYDNRHRQLTAEQEASFQAEGREAVIRFRIDDSEEIQWRDLVRGPMHWRGADLGGDMVIARRAPADQIGDPLYNLVVVVDDASMAITHVIRGEDHIANTAKQLLLYQALELAAPVFAHTPLILNAEGRKLSKRDGVTSINDFRSMGYTAEAIANYMTLLGWSVPEGMGERFTLPQAAEVFSFDRVNKAGARFDWDKLNWLNAQVLHGLTPQQLLDDISPLWREQGWNLPEDVSWGLALCELLGPSLTLLKDGIDQAQPFFVCPELEDDGLKQLEADGAKVAIGQLLESLESDPWDGSDTAEAQSLLADAANKAGVKKGVLMKSLRAALLGRLQGPDLITTWSLLARIGQDLPRLKRCLT; the protein is encoded by the coding sequence ATGGTGCGTGTTCGTCTGGCCCCAAGTCCAACGGGCACTCTCCACATTGGAACGGCGAGAACAGCGGTCTTCAACTGGTTGTTCGCGCGACACCAGAAGGGTCAGTTCCTGCTGAGAATTGAGGACACTGACAAGGAGCGCTCCAAGCCGGAATTCACCGCGAACATCCTCGATGGACTGGCCTGGCTAGGCATCGACTGGGATGAAGATCCCACGATTCAGAGCGAGCGGGTCAACGAGCATCGCGCTGCCATCCAGCTGTTGCTCGACCGCGGCCTCGCCTATCGCTGTTACGCCAGCGAAGAGGAGCTCGCAAGCATGCGAGAGGCCCAGAAAGCTCAGAACAAAGCACCTCGCTACGACAATCGACATCGGCAGCTCACGGCCGAGCAGGAGGCGTCGTTCCAAGCCGAGGGCCGTGAAGCGGTGATCCGCTTCCGGATCGACGACAGTGAAGAGATTCAGTGGCGTGACCTTGTCCGAGGGCCAATGCATTGGCGCGGAGCTGATCTCGGCGGTGACATGGTCATTGCCCGACGTGCTCCAGCCGATCAGATCGGAGACCCTCTTTACAACCTTGTGGTGGTGGTCGATGACGCGTCCATGGCGATCACGCATGTGATCCGAGGCGAGGACCATATTGCCAACACCGCCAAGCAACTTCTGCTTTACCAGGCTCTCGAGCTAGCCGCGCCGGTCTTTGCCCACACCCCGCTGATCCTCAATGCCGAGGGACGCAAACTCTCCAAGCGTGACGGCGTCACATCGATCAATGATTTCCGGTCCATGGGTTACACGGCGGAAGCGATCGCCAACTACATGACCCTGCTGGGCTGGTCCGTTCCCGAAGGCATGGGGGAACGCTTCACCCTCCCGCAGGCAGCCGAGGTGTTCAGCTTCGATCGAGTGAACAAAGCAGGTGCGCGTTTCGACTGGGACAAGCTCAACTGGCTCAATGCACAGGTTCTGCATGGCCTCACACCGCAGCAACTGCTGGATGACATCTCGCCGCTCTGGAGAGAGCAGGGATGGAACCTGCCTGAGGACGTGAGCTGGGGCCTGGCTTTATGCGAACTGCTCGGCCCTTCTCTCACCCTGCTGAAAGACGGCATTGACCAGGCACAACCCTTTTTTGTTTGCCCTGAGCTTGAGGACGATGGCCTCAAGCAACTGGAAGCCGATGGAGCCAAGGTCGCGATCGGTCAGCTTTTGGAATCACTGGAGAGTGATCCATGGGACGGCAGTGACACCGCAGAGGCTCAGTCACTGCTTGCAGATGCCGCAAACAAAGCCGGCGTAAAAAAGGGCGTTTTGATGAAATCGTTGCGTGCTGCTCTACTAGGCCGTCTCCAGGGGCCGGATCTGATCACGACCTGGTCATTGCTGGCCAGGATCGGGCAAGACCTGCCCCGGCTCAAGCGCTGCCTCACCTGA
- the ebsA gene encoding type IV pilus biogenesis protein EbsA, with product MTLSSPSSDAQLALFAPYCGGLRREQSLRHALEQLPLGQFDGERIRSGSQPHRYLLTWSPANAPLQTCRCELRFQEQGDQLYPFECPAHQLLDWLMQVVEAGRQDLPDSFWQWLLLEQIEEDGSP from the coding sequence ATGACGTTGTCCAGTCCGTCCAGTGACGCTCAACTGGCGCTGTTCGCTCCTTATTGCGGGGGGCTTCGTCGAGAGCAGTCCCTCAGGCATGCTCTTGAACAACTGCCCCTCGGCCAGTTCGATGGCGAGCGTATCCGCAGTGGTTCTCAGCCCCATCGATACCTGCTGACCTGGAGTCCTGCCAATGCCCCGCTGCAGACGTGCCGCTGTGAGTTGCGATTTCAGGAACAGGGTGATCAGCTGTATCCGTTCGAATGCCCTGCGCATCAACTGCTCGATTGGCTGATGCAAGTTGTGGAAGCTGGCCGTCAGGATCTGCCGGACAGCTTCTGGCAGTGGTTGTTGCTCGAGCAGATCGAGGAGGATGGTTCCCCTTAA
- a CDS encoding phosphotransacetylase family protein, producing the protein MGSTLLIGSCEPFSGKSALVLGVARHLRSVGIRVLFGKPLATSLDWESDQGVPPSPLIDDDVRFVGETLGLPHQDLIPSLHLLSPETAQQRLAKGTLAAGEGLEQLRTSLEQSENSVTLLEAAGNLHEGLLYGLSLVQLARDLDAPVVLVHLWEDSRSVDALLAASQQLGDRLRGVVLNAVTPDDVESLERDVVPSLQALGIKVFGVMPRSPLLRSVTVGELVRRLDARVICCREKLDLLVETLSIGAMNVNSAMEFFRRRRNMAVVTGADRTDIQLAALEASTQCLILTGAGDPLPQLISRADELEVPLLKVEQDTLGTVEVIEQAFGHVRLHEAVKATYAFRLVEEHCRLADLLSAVGLEHLVIGSK; encoded by the coding sequence ATGGGCTCAACGCTGCTGATCGGATCCTGTGAACCCTTCAGCGGCAAGTCCGCCCTAGTGCTCGGGGTTGCAAGGCATCTGCGCTCGGTCGGCATTCGGGTTCTTTTTGGAAAACCGCTTGCCACAAGTCTGGACTGGGAGTCTGATCAAGGCGTTCCGCCTTCGCCGTTAATTGATGACGATGTCCGTTTCGTCGGAGAGACCCTCGGTCTTCCTCATCAGGACCTAATCCCCTCTCTGCATCTCCTATCTCCCGAGACTGCACAGCAACGGCTTGCGAAGGGAACCTTGGCTGCTGGAGAAGGTCTTGAGCAACTCAGGACCAGTCTTGAGCAGTCAGAAAACAGTGTCACCCTGCTGGAAGCCGCCGGCAATCTCCATGAGGGTTTGCTCTACGGCCTGAGTTTGGTGCAACTGGCCCGCGATCTCGACGCACCGGTGGTGCTCGTGCATCTTTGGGAAGACAGTCGCAGCGTCGATGCGTTGCTGGCGGCCAGCCAGCAGCTCGGTGATCGACTCCGCGGGGTGGTGCTGAACGCAGTCACTCCTGATGATGTGGAAAGCCTGGAACGTGATGTCGTGCCGTCTCTTCAGGCGCTTGGCATCAAGGTGTTTGGTGTGATGCCCCGTTCTCCTCTACTGCGCAGCGTCACGGTGGGAGAACTCGTGCGTCGCCTCGATGCTCGGGTGATCTGCTGCAGAGAGAAGCTCGACCTGTTGGTGGAGACTCTCAGCATCGGGGCGATGAATGTGAATTCAGCAATGGAGTTCTTCCGCCGCCGCCGCAACATGGCTGTGGTGACAGGAGCAGATCGCACCGATATCCAGCTGGCAGCCCTGGAGGCTTCCACGCAATGTCTGATTTTGACCGGTGCTGGAGATCCACTCCCTCAGTTGATCAGTCGAGCGGATGAACTGGAAGTTCCCCTGCTCAAGGTCGAGCAGGACACACTCGGGACCGTTGAAGTGATCGAGCAGGCGTTCGGTCACGTTCGACTGCACGAAGCGGTGAAAGCGACTTATGCCTTCCGTCTTGTGGAAGAACACTGCCGGCTTGCAGACCTGCTCAGTGCCGTGGGACTGGAACACCTTGTGATCGGCTCAAAGTGA
- a CDS encoding peptidase translates to MPVALWMARLRRWHSRVAPLVLLPLMTTVITGLSYRVARDWFGVSRDSAHWLMSLHEGEWLGPQLEPVVVVLNALGVLWMLITGGGMMLQSWRNAWKKRSVDGGPAG, encoded by the coding sequence ATGCCGGTGGCTCTCTGGATGGCACGACTGCGGCGCTGGCACAGCAGGGTGGCGCCTTTGGTTCTTCTGCCGTTGATGACCACAGTCATCACAGGTCTGAGCTACCGGGTGGCGCGCGATTGGTTCGGAGTGAGTCGAGACAGCGCCCACTGGCTGATGAGCCTGCATGAAGGGGAATGGCTGGGACCGCAGCTTGAACCCGTCGTGGTTGTTCTCAATGCACTGGGAGTGCTCTGGATGTTGATCACCGGGGGAGGAATGATGTTGCAGTCCTGGAGAAACGCTTGGAAGAAACGCTCAGTAGACGGCGGGCCGGCAGGGTAA
- the wecB gene encoding non-hydrolyzing UDP-N-acetylglucosamine 2-epimerase, with protein sequence MAARPRVTIVLGTRPEAIKLAPVIQEFRGCSALETRVVLTGQHREMVTQVMDLFQLKADQDLDLMAPRQTLTHVTCAALQGLRDDFQAFPPGLVLVQGDTTTAFAAALAAFYEQIPVGHVEAGLRTDNLLDPFPEEANRRLISQVAQLHFAPTERSEANLNASGVVGRVMVTGNTVIDALLRMAEQAPALSDLPIDWANQRVILATVHRRENWGERLNSIAAGMLQVLDSHPDTILLLPLHRNPTVREPLRALLGDHPRVVLSEPLDYDRLVAAMKGCTLLLTDSGGLQEEAPALGKPVLVLRRTTERPEAVDAGTARLIGTDSDSIAREASRLLDDPKAYEQMARAVNPFGDGRASGRILEAALALLNG encoded by the coding sequence ATGGCTGCCAGGCCCCGCGTCACCATCGTCCTTGGCACCCGCCCGGAAGCCATCAAGCTTGCCCCAGTCATTCAGGAATTTCGAGGCTGTTCAGCTCTCGAAACACGGGTGGTTCTGACTGGACAGCATCGTGAGATGGTCACGCAGGTGATGGATCTCTTTCAGTTGAAGGCCGATCAGGACCTTGATCTGATGGCGCCGCGCCAGACCCTCACCCATGTGACCTGCGCGGCTCTTCAGGGCCTCCGCGATGACTTCCAGGCGTTCCCCCCGGGGTTGGTGCTTGTTCAGGGAGACACCACCACGGCCTTCGCAGCAGCCCTAGCTGCCTTTTATGAGCAGATTCCGGTTGGCCATGTGGAGGCCGGTCTGCGAACAGACAATCTTTTAGACCCCTTCCCAGAAGAGGCCAATCGCCGTCTGATCTCCCAAGTTGCCCAGTTGCATTTCGCTCCCACGGAGCGCTCGGAAGCCAACTTGAACGCCTCCGGTGTGGTTGGTCGTGTGATGGTCACTGGTAACACGGTGATCGATGCGCTGCTGCGCATGGCTGAGCAGGCACCGGCACTCTCTGATCTGCCCATCGACTGGGCCAATCAGCGCGTGATTCTGGCCACGGTCCATCGCCGCGAGAACTGGGGTGAGCGACTGAACAGCATCGCCGCGGGGATGCTTCAGGTGCTTGACAGTCATCCGGACACGATTCTGTTATTGCCCCTGCATCGGAATCCCACGGTTCGCGAGCCTCTGCGTGCCTTGCTCGGCGACCATCCCAGGGTGGTCCTGAGCGAGCCTCTGGACTACGACCGGCTGGTCGCTGCGATGAAAGGGTGCACACTCTTACTCACCGACTCCGGTGGCCTCCAGGAGGAAGCCCCTGCGTTGGGAAAGCCGGTGCTGGTGCTGCGTCGCACGACTGAACGCCCCGAGGCTGTGGATGCCGGCACCGCTCGATTGATCGGGACCGACAGTGACTCGATTGCCCGTGAGGCTTCACGCCTCCTCGATGATCCGAAGGCCTATGAACAGATGGCCAGGGCTGTGAACCCCTTCGGAGATGGTCGAGCCAGCGGCAGGATTCTTGAAGCTGCACTTGCCCTGCTCAACGGCTGA
- the map gene encoding type I methionyl aminopeptidase gives MNLFADLLASTKTGSVTATGPRIQQRRGVEIKSARELKIMAKASRIVATVLREIMEMVEPGQTTADLDAHAERRIREMGATPSFKGYHGFPASICSSINDEVVHGIPNNRKVIHAGDLLKVDTGAFYEGYHGDSCVTICVGEVSDQAAALSKVAQESLMAGLAQIRSGNTLLDIAGAVEDRVHEGGFSVVEDYTGHGVGRNLHEEPSVFNFRTDVLPNVKLRPGMTLAVEPILNAGSKACRTLKDRWTVVTRDGSLSAQWEHTIVVTSDGCEILTDRGD, from the coding sequence ATGAACTTGTTCGCTGATCTGCTTGCTTCAACCAAAACCGGCAGCGTGACTGCCACAGGCCCGCGCATCCAGCAGCGTCGGGGAGTGGAGATCAAGTCGGCGAGAGAGCTGAAAATCATGGCCAAGGCCAGTCGCATCGTGGCGACTGTGCTCCGGGAAATCATGGAGATGGTCGAGCCCGGTCAGACCACCGCCGATCTGGATGCCCATGCCGAGCGGCGCATCAGGGAAATGGGAGCAACCCCAAGTTTCAAGGGATACCACGGGTTCCCCGCCAGCATTTGTTCCAGCATCAACGATGAGGTGGTGCACGGCATCCCCAACAACAGGAAGGTGATTCATGCCGGCGATTTGCTCAAAGTGGACACGGGAGCCTTTTACGAGGGCTATCACGGCGACAGCTGCGTCACCATCTGTGTGGGAGAGGTCAGTGATCAGGCGGCAGCCCTCAGCAAGGTGGCTCAGGAATCATTGATGGCCGGATTGGCTCAGATCCGCTCGGGGAACACGCTGCTCGATATCGCTGGAGCCGTTGAGGATCGTGTCCATGAAGGTGGTTTCAGTGTGGTGGAGGACTACACGGGTCATGGTGTTGGCCGCAATCTCCACGAAGAACCTTCCGTGTTCAACTTCCGAACGGACGTTCTGCCGAACGTGAAGTTGCGTCCTGGCATGACCCTGGCTGTGGAACCGATCCTGAACGCCGGCAGCAAAGCCTGTCGCACGCTCAAGGACCGCTGGACTGTGGTCACCCGCGATGGCAGCCTGTCCGCGCAGTGGGAACACACGATTGTCGTGACATCCGACGGATGCGAGATCCTCACGGATCGTGGCGATTAG
- a CDS encoding DUF1643 domain-containing protein, translating to MKLHLPCSTADVAFSPCGHYRWVLRRSIRRPSQTDPCRELLFVGLNPSLADAGRDDPTLRRLQGFARNWGYHQLVVLNLFGRISASPTALRRCSDPVGQHSDHVLTRWFERWSRSPTCDLWLGWGASGSLHCRDQQVLLMLAKALAVRLQGAPPLVIGTTRSGQPRHPLYMAAGSQLFPWACTVR from the coding sequence TTGAAGCTGCACTTGCCCTGCTCAACGGCTGATGTTGCGTTCAGCCCCTGTGGCCATTACCGCTGGGTGCTGCGTCGTTCAATCCGCAGGCCGTCGCAGACTGACCCCTGCAGGGAGCTCCTGTTTGTTGGTCTCAATCCTTCTTTGGCCGATGCTGGTCGTGATGACCCCACGCTGAGGCGACTTCAGGGTTTTGCTCGAAACTGGGGCTATCACCAGCTGGTGGTCCTCAATCTGTTCGGGAGGATCTCAGCATCCCCAACGGCTTTGCGTCGTTGCAGTGATCCCGTGGGGCAGCATTCCGACCACGTGCTGACGCGCTGGTTTGAGAGATGGTCCCGCTCACCCACCTGCGACCTCTGGTTGGGTTGGGGTGCGTCGGGCTCCCTGCACTGCCGTGATCAGCAGGTGCTGCTGATGCTCGCCAAGGCTCTGGCTGTGCGTCTGCAGGGGGCTCCTCCTCTCGTGATCGGAACCACCCGCAGCGGGCAACCTCGTCACCCGCTCTATATGGCTGCGGGGAGCCAGCTTTTCCCCTGGGCCTGTACGGTTCGCTGA